From the Ascochyta rabiei chromosome 14, complete sequence genome, one window contains:
- a CDS encoding Acetylornithine deacetylase gives MLFQKLSLLFLALGSYAATLQTASSEVTTLDSSTSKELLALHKKLVKIESISDNELEVGTWLASYLEDNGFTVEKQEVAKDRYNLLAYGSKRDTTILLSSHIDTVPPYWPYYYNKTTDVIGGRGSVDAKASVAAQILAVKGLDEDGEARILRDDISLLFVVGEETGGEGMKAFSSWKNRPRYDIVIFGEPTEGKLVCGHKGILGFTIHATGKAAHSGYPWLGVSANDILAEALSALLELRQHLPWSEKYGNTTMNFGRIEGGVAANVVAETASAKIATRLAAGTPEIVSGLIINAVKDVKASAQKQGGDLSFDWSGNGYGPVDIDCDIDGFEKLTVNYGTDVPNLEGDHRRYLYGPGNIFVAHSDHEALKRKELEQAVLDYRRLIIQASKMEPKQSSDIDNEQVEL, from the coding sequence ATGCTCTTCCAGAAGCTCTCACTGCTCTTCTTGGCCCTGGGGAGCTATGCAGCCACACTCCAGACAGCTTCCTCGGAGGTCACCACGCTCGACTCTTCCACGTCCAAAGAGCTGCTCGCCCTGCACAAGAAGCTGGTCAAGATCGAGTCAATCAGCGATAACGAGCTCGAAGTAGGAACATGGCTGGCATCGTATCTCGAAGACAACGGCTTCACGGTGGAAAAGCAAGAAGTTGCAAAAGACCGCTACAACCTCCTCGCCTACGGCAGCAAGCGCGACACCACCATCCTCCTGTCCTCGCACATCGATACCGTTCCCCCATACTGGCCGTACTACTACAACAAGACTACCGATGTCATTGGTGGTCGTGGTAGTGTCGATGCGAAAGCCAGTGTTGCAGCGCAAATACTGGCAGTTAAAGGGCTTGATGAGGACGGCGAAGCCAGGATCTTGCGCGACGACATCTCGTTGCTCTTTGTTGTAGGCGAGGAAACTGGTGGTGAAGGCATGAAGGCTTTCAGCTCGTGGAAGAATCGTCCTCGGTATGACATCGTCATCTTCGGTGAACCAACCGAGGGCAAGCTGGTCTGCGGTCACAAGGGCATACTAGGCTTTACGATCCATGCAACGGGCAAGGCAGCGCACTCGGGCTATCCATGGCTTGGTGTGAGTGCTAACGACATCTTGGCCGAGGCTTTGAGCGCGTTGCTTGAGCTGAGACAGCATTTACCCTGGAGTGAGAAGTACGGCAACACCACCATGAACTTTGGTCGCATCGAGGGCGGCGTGGCAGCCAATGTCGTCGCGGAGACAGCGAGCGCAAAGATTGCGACACGTCTTGCGGCTGGAACGCCGGAGATTGTATCAGGCCTCATCATCAATGCTGTGAAAGATGTGAAAGCCAGCGCCCAGAAACAAGGCGGTGATCTGAGCTTCGACTGGAGTGGCAACGGTTACGGTCCGGTTGACATCGACTGCGACATTGACGGGTTCGAGAAGCTGACCGTGAACTACGGGACTGACGTGCCTAACCTTGAAGGCGACCACAGGCGGTACCTATACGGTCCGGGCAACATCTTTGTCGCACACTCAGATCACGAGGCGTTGAAGAGAAAGGAGCTTGAGCAGGCAGTCCTCGACTACAGGAGGCTCATCATCCAGGCCTCGAAGATGGAGCCCAAGCAGAGTTCGGACATTGACAACGAGCAAGTCGAGTTGTAG
- a CDS encoding histidine permease, with protein MVVDDDMYGTEKSFGRASQNSDCYGESSVHRDGIAMRVLDSFKRDPNSHMTPKGSLGADGTVYDVEQAAANTASSPLARRLKGRHLQMIAIGGSIGTGLFVGSGQALANGGPAALVIAYCLVGIMLYCTVHALGEMAVLFPVAGSFSAYSTRFIDPAWGFAMGWNYALQWLVVLPLEIVAATFTIEYWTKDHAGTINNNAYVAVFLVLIVVINLFGVKGYGEAEFVFAIIKITAVIGFIILGIIINIGGGPDGGYIGGTYWRNPGPFNNGFKGLCSVFVNAAFAFSGTELVGLAAAETANPRKSLPTAVKQVFWRITLFYIVSLTIVGLLVPYNEKRLLQNYNGANAVASPFVIAIQNAGIEGLPSVFNAVIMIAVLSVGNSSIYGSSRTLAALAEQHQAPRIFAYIDRQGRPLVSIAFALAIGLLAFLAGANDDLRDNVFNWLLALSALSAVFTWLSICLAHIRFRKGWHVQGHSLSELAFRSQPGLIGSYVGLLFNCLVLIAQFWVAVVPLDYKYLSTADRLQRFFSIYLALPVTIAFYIPYKFYYRTLVVRSHNMDLHTGIRELNIDALIEEEREERKKWPKWKKTYKFLC; from the exons ATGGTTGTCGACGACGACATGTACGGCACAGAAAAGAGCTTCGGAAGGGCATCGCAAAACTCGGACTGTTATGGTGAGAGCTCGGTGCATCGAGACGGTATAGCCATGAGGGTGCTGGACAGTTTCAAGCGTGATCCAAATTCTCACATGACCCCCAAGGGTAGTTTGGGTGCCGACGGTACCGTATACGACGTCGAGCAAGCAGCAGCCAACACGGCAAGCTCACCACTGGCGCGGAGACTCAAAGGTCGTCATTTGCAGATGATTGCAATCGGAGGCTCCATAG GCACTGGCCTCTTCGTTGGTTCCGGCCAAGCACTAGCCAACGGTGGGCCAGCTGCGCTAGTAATAGCGTACTGCCTGGTCGGTATCATGCTGTACTGCACCGTTCACGCCTTGGGTGAGATGGCAGTCTTGTTTCCCGTTGCTGGTTCCTTCTCGGCCTACTCGACTCGCTTCATCGACCCGGCCTGGGGTTTCGCCATGGGGTGGAACTATGCTCTGCAATGGCTCGTCGTCCTGCCTCTGGAAATCGTCGCCGCTACATTCACCATCGAGTACTGGACCAAAGACCATGCCGGCACCATCAACAACAACGCCTACGTGGCCGTCTTCCTGGTCCTCATCGTCGTCATCAACCTGTTTGGTGTCAAGGGCTACGGCGAGGCCGAATTCGTTTTCGCCATCATCAAGATCACTGCCGTAATAGGATTCATCATTCTGGgcatcatcatcaacatcGGTGGCGGACCTGATGGTGGCTACATCGGCGGCACGTATTGGAGAAACCCAGGCCCCTTCAACAATGGGTTCAAGGGTCTTTGCAGCGTCTTCGTCAACGCTGCCTTTGCCTTCTCTGGCACGGAGCTCGTGGGTCTCGCCGCTGCAGAAACCGCCAATCCTCGCAAGTCACTGCCCACGGCCGTCAAGCAGGTCTTCTGGAGGATCACCTTGTTCTACATTGTCTCCCTAACAATCGTTGGCCTTTTGGTCCCGTACAACGAAAAGCGTCTCCTACAAAACTACAACGGCGCGAATGCCGTGGCTTCTCCTTTCGTAATCGCCATTCAGAACGCAGGCATCGAAGGGCTCCCCTCCGTCTTCAACGCAGTCATCATGATCGCCGTACTCTCTGTTGGTAACTCGTCCATCTACGGCTCTTCTCGCACACTCGCCGCTCTGGCAGAGCAACATCAGGCTCCGAGGATATTTGCCTACATCGATCGTCAGGGCCGCCCTCTCGTATCGATTGCCTTCGCTCTGGCCATCGGTCTTCTCGCCTTCCTCGCTGGCGCCAACGACGATCTCCGGGATAATGTCTTCAACTGGCTGCTTGCCCTTTCTGCGCTTTCCGCCGTCTTCACATGGCTGTCCATCTGTCTCGCACACATCCGCTTCCGCAAGGGCTGGCACGTACAGGGGCACAGCCTGTCCGAACTTGCCTTTCGCTCACAACCCGGCCTGATTGGATCCTACGTTGGCCTCCTCTTCAACTGTCTCGTCCTCATTGCGCAGTTCTGGGTCGCCGTGGTACCGCTCGATTACAAGTATTTATCTACGGCAGACCGTCTGCAGCGCTTCTTCAGCATCTACCTCGCGCTACCCGTCACTATCGCGTTCTACATCCCCTACAAATTCTACTACCGCACCTTGGTAGTGCGGTCCCACAACATGGACCTGCACACGGGCATCCGCGAGCTGAACATCGACGCGCTGATCGAAGAGGAGCGCGAAGAGCGGAAGAAGTGGCCCAAGTGGAAGAAAACCTACAAGTTCCTTTGCTGA
- a CDS encoding Mitochondrial presequence protease: MLRTARLQTARLQTARLQPARLQLRNLRTPVSTTTATPVTTTATPVATTTTPVATTTTPVTTTTTPVTTTTTTTRGYAALTDVTNFPQVGEQLHGFTLRRVKQVPELELTALHLQHDKTGAEYLHIARDDANNCFSIGFKTNPPDDTGVPHILEHTTLCGSDKYPIRDPFFKMLPRSLSNFMNAWTFPDHTAYPFATTNAQDFQNLMSVYLDATLNPLLKESDFTQEGWRIGPENPLAADTDDPSAKKLVFKGVVYNEMKGQTSDASYLFYARFQDHLFPAINNSGGDPQKITDLTWEQLRKFHADHYHPSNAKILTYGDMPLAHHLKEVDQRLRTFDKIPVDQEVKAPIELNSPRDVTVPGPLDPLVPQDKQYKTSVTWLMGDTADSVENFALGVLSSLLMNGYGSPLYRNLIEAGLGADFSANTGYDSAGRRGVFSVGLDAVKAEDVPKVKEAIVNTFQETRQNGFDKIKVNGILHQLELSLKHKTANFGMGIMQRLKPSWFNGIDPMDALAWQDTVDAFQNKYAEEGYLESLIDKYLLTENTLTFTMKPSETFSQELVEEESQRLAHKISETTSQFSSEDEALKYLEKRELELLEIQEKARTEDLSCLPTVHVKDIPREKERKPLRHTDMGDVKVQWREAPTNGLTYFRAVHRLENLPDELRELIPLFTDALMRLGTKTKTMEQLEELIKLKTGDISVGYHSNQSPLSLDSYEEGIAFSGYAFDRNIPDMYELLCTILQETDFEGPEAEKKIRELLQSSSSGAINTIASSGHSYAMRYAEAGISSIGRLSEQTGGLTQVKLTTSLASLESLTPVIQKLKAIQSFVIANNAQLRVALNCGAESATPNQEALSKFLQTLPKAVSVPTTTQQNTYPRNSKSFFPLPYQVYYSARAVPTVPYVDPAGAPLEILAKLLTFKSLHPEIREKGGAYGGGAYARGLGGVFGMYSYRDPNPVNSLKVMSEAGVWARDRTWSAQDLEEAKLSAFQGYDAPQSVSREGMRLFLSGVTDDMLQTRREQLLDVSPEQVQRVADAFLVQRASQANVAVLGEKKDWADPASGWEFRDLGMAEKVEEAAAA; the protein is encoded by the exons ATGTTGCGCACCGCCCGGCTGCAGACCGCCCGACTGCAGACCGCCCGACTGCAGCCCGCCCGACTGCAGCTCCGCAACCTGCGCACACCTGtttccaccaccaccgccacacCTGttaccaccaccgccacacCTGTtgctaccaccaccacacctgttgctaccaccaccacacccgttactaccaccaccacacccgttactaccaccaccaccaccacacgCGGGTATGCAGCACTCACCGACGTCACCAACTTCCCCCAGGTCGGCGAGCAGCTCCATGGCTTCACCCTCAGGCGCGTCAAGCAGGTGCCCGAGCTGGAGCTGACCGCCCTGCACCTGCAGCACGACAAGACGGGCGCCGAGTACCTGCACATTGCCCGCGACGATGCCAACAACTGCTTCTCCATTGGCTTCAAGACCAACCCCCCCGACGACACGGGCGTGCCCCACATCCTCGAGCACACCACCCTCTGCGGCAGCGACAA GTACCCCATCCGCGACCCCTTCTTCAAGATGCTGCCGCGCTCGCTGTCCAACTTCATGAACGCCTGGACCTTCCCCGACCACACCGCCTACCCCTTCGCCACCACAAACGCCCAGGACTTCCAGAACCTCATGTCCGTCTACCTCGACGCCACCCTGAACCCGCTGCTCAAGGAGAGCGACTTCACCCAGGAAGGCTGGCGCATCGGGCCCGAGAACCCGCTGGCTGCCGACACCGACGACCCGAGCGCCAAGAAGCTGGTCTTCAAGGGCGTCGTGTACAACGAGATGAAGGGCCAGACGTCCGACGCAAGCTATCTGTTCTATGCCCGCTTCCAGGACCACCTCTTCCCGGCCATCAACAACTCAGGCGGCGACCCGCAGAAGATCACCGACCTGACCTGGGAACAGCTGCGCAAGTTCCACGCCGACCACTACCACCCCAGCAACGCCAAGATCCTGACCTATGGAGACATGCCACTGGCGCACCACTTGAAGGAGGTGGACCAGCGTTTGCGTACCTTCGACAAGATCCCCGTCGATCAAGAGGTCAAGGCGCCCATCGAGCTGAACAGCCCCAGGGACGTCACCGTCCCTGGCCCGCTGGACCCTCTGGTGCCTCAGGACAAGCAGTACAAGACATCCGTCACCTGGCTGATGGGCGACACCGCCGACTCTGTCGAGAACTTTGCGCTCGGCGTCCTCAGCAGTCTGCTCATGAACGGCTACGGATCGCCTCTGTACCGCAACCTCATCGAAGCAGGCCTCGGCGCAGACTTCAGCGCCAACACGGGTTACGACAGTGCCGGACGGCGGGGAGTCTTCTCAGTCGGTCTGGATGCCGTCAAGGCTGAAGATGTGCCCAAGGTCAAGGAGGCCATCGTCAACACATTCCAGGAGACTCGACAGAACGGCTTCGACAAGATCAAAGTCAACGGCATCCTCCACCAGCTGGAACTTTCCCTCAAGCACAAGACCGCCAACTTCGGTATGGGCATCATGCAAAGACTGAAGCCCAGCTGGTTCAATGGCATCGATCCCATGGACGCCCTCGCGTGGCAAGACACCGTTGACGCGTTCCAGAACAAGTACGCCGAGGAAGGGTACTTGGAGAGCCTCATTGACAAGTATCTCCTTACCGAGAACACGCTCACCTTCACGATGAAGCCATCCGAGACCTTCAGCCAGGAGCTCGTCGAAGAGGAAAGCCAACGATTGGCGCACAAGATCTCCGAAACCACGAGCCAGTTTTCCAGCGAGGACGAGGCGCTGAAGTATCTGGAGAAGCGTGAGCTGGAACTGCTCGAGATCCAAGAGAAGGCTAGAACCGAGGATCTCAGCTGCCTGCCCACAGTACACGTCAAGGATATCCCGCGAGAGAAGGAGCGGAAACCTCTTCGCCACACCGATATGGGCGATGTCAAGGTGCAGTGGCGCGAGGCTCCCACGAATGGTCTGACGTACTTCCGTGCCGTACATCGGCTGGAGAACCTCCCGGATGAGTTGAGGGAGTTGATCCCGCTCTTCACCGACGCTCTCATGCGTCTGGGCACAAAGACCAAGACGATGGAGCAGCTGGAAGAGCTGATCAAGCTCAAGACGGGAGACATCTCGGTCGGCTACCACTCCAACCAGTCGCCACTATCGCTCGACTCCTACGAGGAAGGCATTGCTTTCTCAGGCTATGCCTTCGACCGCAACATCCCCGACATGTACGAGCTGTTATGCACAATCCTGCAGGAGACGGACTTCGAAGGGCCAGAAGCGGAGAAGAAGATCAGGGAACTGCTCCAAAGCTCGTCAAGCGGTGCGATCAACACCATTGCCTCCTCCGGCCACTCGTACGCCATGCGCTACGCCGAAGCAGGTATCAGCTCCATTGGTCGCTTATCAGAGCAGACTGGCGGCCTGACCCAAGTCAAGCTGACGACCAGCCTCGCCTCTCTTGAATCCCTCACACCCGTCATTCAAAAGCTCAAGGCCATCCAGTCCTTCGTCATAGCGAACAACGCCCAACTCCGTGTTGCTCTCAACTGCGGCGCCGAATCCGCAACCCCCAACCAAGAAGCCCTCTCCAAGTTCCTCCAAACGTTACCAAAAGCAGTCTCCGTCCCCACAACAACCCAGCAAAACACGTACCCGCGCAACTCCAAATCCTTCTTCCCCCTCCCCTACCAAGTCTACTACTCAGCCCGCGCTGTGCCCACAGTGCCGTACGTCGATCCAGCCGGCGCCCCGCTCGAGATCCTCGCCAAGCTACTCACCTTCAAGTCACTGCACCCGGAGATCCGCGAAAAAGGCGGCGCgtacggcggcggcgcgtACGCGCGCGGCCTCGGGGGCGTGTTTGGCATGTACAGCTACCGCGACCCGAACCCGGTCAACAGCCTGAAAGTAATGAGCGAAGCGGGCGTGTGGGCGCGCGACCGCACCTGGAGCGCCCAGGATCTCGAGGAGGCCAAGCTCAGCGCTTTCCAGGGCTACGACGCCCCTCAGAGCGTCAGCCGCGAGGGCATGCGCCTCTTCCTCTCCGGCGTCACCGACGACATGCTGCAGACGCGCCGCGAGCAGCTGCTCGATGTCTCGCCCGAGCAGGTCCAGCGCGTGGCTGATGCGTTCCTCGTTCAGCGCGCCAGCCAAGCCAACGTGGCTGTGCTCGGCGAGAAGAAGGACTGGGCGGACCCCGCGAGCGGATGGGAGTTTAGGGATCTCGGTATGGCGGAGAAGGTTGAGGAGGCTGCGGCTGCGTAG
- a CDS encoding S-methyl-5-thioribose-1-phosphate isomerase, with amino-acid sequence MVLQAIKYSRGYLEILDQLKLPHAEEYDHIYSSTDAWHAIKEMRTRGAPAIAIVAALALAVELTNMKLPSVAEEVKVFITEKLDYLVTSRPTAVNLADAAGKLRKSTGDAAAQEGASGDSVRDSYVKAAEQMLVDDVSDNENIGKHGAAWIVKKTEAGKKGPVSMLTHCNTGSLATAGYGTALGVIRSLHSSGSLKHAFCSETRPYNQGSRLTAFELVHDQIPATLVTDSMAAALLRLRGGSENIAGIVVGADRVAANGDTANKIGTYSLAILAKHHGVKFLVAAPRTTIDLKTKSGADIVIEERPGREVTLVKGPRHDGVNLDLAAVETVSIAANGIGVWNPAFDVTPAELIDGIITEVGVFEKDSEGAFHLDEAFQAKGSNAKPSTIGGL; translated from the exons atgGTGCTCCAAGCGATCAAGTACTCGCGGGGTTATCTTGAGATCCTCGATCAGCTCAAGCTGCCCCACGCTGAAGAATATGACCACATCTACTCCAGCACCGATGCGTGGCATGCAATCAAGGAAATGCGAACGCGAGGAGCACCCGCGATTGCCATTGTCGCTGCTCTGGCTCTGGCCGTCGAGCTCACCAACATGAAGCTTCCCTCGGTGGCGGAAGAAGTGAAGGTGTTCATCACGGAAAAGTTGGACTACTTGGTTACCAGTCGGCCAACTGCTGTGAACCTTGCCGATGCGGCCGGGAAGTTGAGAAAGAGCACCGGAGACGCTGCTGCGCAAGAGGGTGCTAGCGGAGATTCTGTGAGGGACTCGTATGTCAAAGCTGCAGAGCAGATGCTGGTCGATGATGTGAGCGACAACGAGAACATTGGCAAGCATGGCGCAGCGTGGATCGTGAAGAAGACAGAAGCTGGCAAGAAGGGGCCGGTAAGCATGCTGACGCATTGCAATACTGG ATCACTTGCCACTGCTGGGTACGGGACTGCTCTTGGTGTCATTCGATCTCTGCACTCTAGCGGATCGCTGAAGCATGCCTTCTGCTCAGAGACTCGTCCATACAACCAGGGCTCGAGGCTGACTGCATTCGAGCTGGTACATGACCAGATACCGGCTACCCTGGTCACAGACTCGATGGCCGCGGCACTGCTTCGACTCAGGGGTGGCAGCGAAAACATTGCTGGCATCGTTGTCGGCGCTGACCGCGTTGCTGCCAACGGTGACACTGCTAACAAGATCGGTACCTACTCTTTGGCTATTCTTGCGAAACATCACGGAGTCAAGTTCCTGGTTGCTGCACCCAGGACCACCATCGACCTCAAGACCAAGTCAGGAGCGGACATTGTGATTGAGGAGCGCCCTGGCAGAGAAGTGACTCTCGTCAAAGGGCCACGACACGACGGAGTCAACCTGGACCTCGCAGCCGTGGAGACGGTCAGCATTGCGGCAAACGGGATTGGTGTGTGGAACCCAGCATTCGACGTGACTCCTGCCGAGCTCATTGACGGCATCATCACCGAGGTGGGTGTGTTTGAGAAGGACAGCGAGGGCGCATTCCACCTGGACGAGGCGTTCCAGGCCAAGGGCTCCAACGCGAAGCCGTCGACCATTGGCGGGTTGTAG